CGAATCGCTGAAGAAAAAGGCCTAAAGGGCCCGTCCCAACGCTACCCCGGCGAACAAGGCCAGGTATCCCAACAAGACGCTCCCCAGCAAGTAGCCGAAACCGACGCCCCATTCCCCACGCTCGATCAGGGAAAAACTCTCGAACATGTAGCTGGAAAAGGTCGTGTAAGCCCCGAGAAAGCCGATGAAGAAAAAGTGCTTCAGCGGGTCCGAAGTATGCAGGCGTTCACCGGCTAAAGTCGCGGCCAAGCCGATGACGAAGCAGCCGCTCAGGTTGACCACGAAGGTCCCGTAAGGAAAGCCGAGCCCCAGCCAGCGGTGGGTCAAGCCGCCGAACAGATAGCGAGCGATCACTCCCAAAATTCCGCCTGCCGAAAGATAGAGATAGTTCATTCGATGCCTCGCTGCAAAATCGACCGGGCCCGCTCGAAGACCGCGTCGAGCATCGCTTCGGTCAATTTGCCGGTGAAGGTGTTCTGCTGGCTCGGATGGAAAGACCCCAGTAGGACGCAAGGTCCGAGCCGGACTTCCTTGGCATGGCCGAACGCCGGCCGCGGCCTCAACTCCCAGCCCACCGACTTCAGCAAGCGCAGGGCAGCCTGCCAAGCGAAGCCGCCCAGGGCAACCAGGACTTTCGCGCGCTTCAGCTTGGCGAATTCCTCTTGGAGATAGGGAAAGCAGCGGTCCCGTTCGTCGGGGCTCGGTTGGTTGCCGGGCGGAGCGCAGCGCACCGCCGCGCTGATGAAGGCGCCTTGCAATTGCAATCCATCGTCGCGCGAAACCGAAGTCGGCTGATTGGCGAAGCCGGCCCGATGGAGAGCGCGAAAGAGCCAATCGCCGGAGCGGTCGCCGGTGAAAATCCGCCCGGTCCGGTTGCCGCCGTGGGCGGCCGGCGCCAAGCCCAGGACCCAGAGGCCGGCTTGGGGATCGCCAAAGCCGGTCAGCGGTTTGCCCCAATAGGCCTGATCGGCATAGGCCGGCTTTTTGACTCGAGCGATTTCCTCGCGCCAGGCAACCAAGCGCGGGCAGAGACGGCAGGCGATGATGCGATGGTTGAGTTCTTGCCACGAGTCCATGTGGTTTGCCGCGCCCCCTCTCCCGATTTCGCCTACGGCGAAATCACAGCAAGCTCGGAAAAGTCCAACTCTACCAAAAAGTTTGCCCGGCGACATCAGTCGCCGGTTTGCCTTTTTGGTCCCCCGCAAGGGGGGAGGGGAAATAAAAAGCCCACCCTGAGTGCCTCAGGATGGGCTTTAAGAAGACCGTGTTTAAATCGTTTACTTACGGCGTCGAGCCACGAAGGCGGCGGTCGCCAGACCCAAGCCCATCAGCATAGCCGGCAGAGCCGGG
This sequence is a window from bacterium. Protein-coding genes within it:
- the crcB gene encoding fluoride efflux transporter CrcB; translated protein: MNYLYLSAGGILGVIARYLFGGLTHRWLGLGFPYGTFVVNLSGCFVIGLAATLAGERLHTSDPLKHFFFIGFLGAYTTFSSYMFESFSLIERGEWGVGFGYLLGSVLLGYLALFAGVALGRAL
- a CDS encoding uracil-DNA glycosylase, with amino-acid sequence MDSWQELNHRIIACRLCPRLVAWREEIARVKKPAYADQAYWGKPLTGFGDPQAGLWVLGLAPAAHGGNRTGRIFTGDRSGDWLFRALHRAGFANQPTSVSRDDGLQLQGAFISAAVRCAPPGNQPSPDERDRCFPYLQEEFAKLKRAKVLVALGGFAWQAALRLLKSVGWELRPRPAFGHAKEVRLGPCVLLGSFHPSQQNTFTGKLTEAMLDAVFERARSILQRGIE